A genomic window from Borreliella mayonii includes:
- a CDS encoding PBSX family phage terminase large subunit, which translates to MNLYQTKLFTTLQKEYKNKYGVDISQFVKLTNSSINFDKFEEEQLTLKQKNVIKSIKKNNEKKIILSGGIASGKTYLACYLFLKSLIKNKKLYSSDTNNFIIGNSQRSVEVNVLGQFEKLCKLLKIPYIPRHTNNSYILIDSLRINLYGGDKASDFERFRGSNSALIFVNEATTLHKQTLEEVLKRLRCGQETIIFDTNPDHPEHYFKTDYIDNIATFKTYNFTTYDNVLLSKGFVETQEKLYKDIPSYKARVLLGEWIASTDSIFTQINITNDYVFTSPIAYLDPAFSVGGDNTALCVMERVDDKYYAFVFQDQRPANDPYIMNMVKTVIENFNVHTLYLEDRDNTKGAGGLTREYILLRNNMSQYFRIVPVKPKSNKFSRITTLITPFTYKKLYITKYSSSSVFNDIYSYKGDNKTHDDALDAMSAAYLMLSLGYRERSVHFGNQRFL; encoded by the coding sequence GTGAACTTATATCAAACAAAACTTTTTACAACACTACAAAAGGAATACAAAAATAAATATGGAGTTGATATATCACAATTTGTAAAGCTAACAAATTCTTCAATTAATTTTGATAAGTTTGAAGAAGAACAGTTAACTTTAAAACAAAAAAATGTGATAAAAAGCATTAAAAAGAATAATGAAAAAAAGATTATACTCAGCGGCGGCATAGCTAGCGGCAAAACGTATCTTGCATGTTATCTTTTTCTAAAAAGTTTAATTAAAAATAAAAAGTTATATTCTAGCGATACGAATAATTTTATTATTGGGAATTCACAACGCTCAGTTGAAGTTAATGTTTTGGGACAATTTGAAAAGCTATGTAAACTTCTTAAAATTCCTTATATTCCAAGACATACAAATAATTCATATATTCTTATTGATTCACTGAGAATTAATCTATATGGAGGAGATAAGGCAAGTGATTTTGAAAGATTTAGGGGAAGTAATTCGGCACTTATTTTTGTTAATGAGGCTACAACTTTACACAAGCAAACTTTAGAGGAGGTCTTAAAAAGACTAAGATGCGGGCAAGAAACTATTATTTTTGATACTAATCCCGATCATCCAGAACACTATTTTAAAACCGATTATATTGATAATATAGCGACATTTAAGACATATAATTTTACAACTTATGATAATGTGCTACTTAGTAAAGGATTTGTCGAAACACAAGAAAAGCTATATAAAGATATACCATCATATAAAGCAAGAGTTTTGCTAGGTGAGTGGATAGCAAGCACTGATTCAATTTTTACACAAATAAATATTACTAATGATTATGTATTTACTAGCCCGATAGCATATTTAGACCCAGCATTTAGTGTTGGAGGGGATAACACTGCATTATGTGTTATGGAGCGAGTTGATGATAAGTATTATGCTTTTGTATTTCAAGACCAACGACCAGCCAATGATCCTTATATTATGAATATGGTAAAGACCGTTATAGAAAATTTCAATGTGCATACACTGTATTTAGAGGATAGAGATAATACAAAAGGTGCTGGTGGATTGACCCGTGAATACATCTTGCTAAGAAATAATATGAGTCAATATTTTAGAATTGTTCCAGTTAAGCCAAAGTCTAATAAATTTAGCAGAATAACAACGTTAATTACGCCGTTTACTTATAAGAAACTTTACATTACAAAGTACAGTAGTTCTTCTGTATTTAATGATATTTATTCGTATAAGGGGGATAACAAAACCCATGATGATGCTCTTGATGCAATGTCTGCAGCATATTTGATGTTGTCTTTAGGATATAGAGAGCGAAGTGTTCACTTTGGCAATCAAAGATTTTTGTAA
- a CDS encoding DUF603 domain-containing protein, which produces MKRAKRSFDDYAAYFSEGSLSDVEIAKKLGVSKVNVWRMRQKWESGESVVNQDSRVTISEDTFEHLLSQTFRSEVNARKVRSELDLERANLELGFINAFKQYSSVELVSMHTKIENLRAEIDALNKASNKKNKQVVNGEINSLKSELDEYIKECSIREMELYYECMKKLATANEAESKSNYKNSKGHK; this is translated from the coding sequence AGGGCTCATTAAGTGATGTAGAAATAGCGAAGAAATTAGGAGTTTCTAAAGTAAATGTGTGGAGAATGAGACAAAAGTGGGAAAGTGGGGAAAGTGTTGTTAACCAGGACTCTAGAGTAACAATTAGTGAAGATACTTTTGAACACCTTTTGTCGCAAACCTTTAGATCAGAAGTTAACGCTAGGAAAGTTAGAAGCGAATTGGATTTAGAGCGGGCTAATTTAGAATTAGGATTTATAAATGCATTTAAGCAATATTCTAGTGTTGAGCTTGTTAGTATGCATACTAAAATAGAAAATTTAAGAGCCGAAATTGATGCTTTAAATAAAGCAAGTAATAAAAAAAACAAGCAAGTTGTTAATGGAGAAATTAATTCTTTAAAAAGCGAGCTTGATGAATATATAAAGGAGTGCTCAATAAGAGAAATGGAGCTTTACTATGAATGTATGAAAAAACTTGCAACTGCTAATGAGGCTGAAAGCAAAAGCAACTACAAAAATAGTAAAGGGCACAAGTGA